The Tepidibacter aestuarii genome contains a region encoding:
- a CDS encoding GNAT family N-acetyltransferase, translated as MSISIHLLSKCNAEEILEFEKKNRDFFETVVPPRGDDYYNIEKLKQILEEIEEEQRRGLCYMYLIRNEKEELVGRVNLFSIVRGVFQKAEIGYRIGKEYSGKRYATEAVRLACKEAFQKYKLNRVEAGTSSKNIGSQIVLIKNGFEFIGKTRKVININGKWEDGILFEKLNENLE; from the coding sequence ATGTCTATTTCAATCCATTTATTATCAAAATGTAATGCAGAAGAAATACTGGAGTTTGAAAAGAAAAACAGAGACTTTTTTGAAACTGTAGTCCCGCCAAGAGGAGATGACTACTACAATATAGAAAAGCTCAAGCAAATTTTAGAAGAAATAGAAGAAGAACAAAGAAGAGGGCTTTGTTACATGTATTTAATTAGAAATGAGAAAGAAGAATTAGTAGGAAGAGTAAATTTATTCTCAATCGTAAGAGGCGTATTTCAAAAAGCAGAGATTGGGTACCGAATTGGTAAAGAATATAGTGGGAAGAGATATGCAACTGAAGCTGTTAGATTAGCATGTAAAGAAGCATTTCAAAAATATAAACTTAATAGGGTAGAGGCAGGAACTTCTAGTAAAAATATTGGTTCTCAAATAGTTCTAATTAAGAATGGATTCGAATTTATCGGAAAAACTAGAAAAGTTATCAATATTAATGGAAAGTGGGAAGATGGTATCTTATTTGAAAAATTAAATGAAAATTTAGAGTAA